A genomic segment from Oncorhynchus keta strain PuntledgeMale-10-30-2019 chromosome 9, Oket_V2, whole genome shotgun sequence encodes:
- the LOC118381839 gene encoding procathepsin L-like isoform X2 gives MMSLYLAVLVLCMSAVYAASMFDSQLEGHWHLWKNWHSKNYHESEEGWRRMVWEKNLKKIEMHNLDHSMGKHSYRLGMNNFGDMTNEEFRQLMNGYKQTTERKYKGSLFMEPNYLQVPDAVDWREKGYVTPIKNQCSCGSCWAFSSTGAIEGQQFRKTGNLVSLSEQNLMDCSRPQGNEGCNGGLMDLAFQYVKDNGGLDTEASYPYVGKDDDVCHYRPEFSAVNETGFVDIPSGKEHALMTAVASVGPIAVAIDASHESFQFYQSGIYYEEKCSSEELDHGVLVVGYGFEGEDVDCNKFWIVKNSWSEKWGDKGYIYMAKDRKNHCGIATAASYPLV, from the exons ATGATGTCCCTGTACTTGGCAGTGTTGGTGCTCTGTATGAGTGCTGTGTATGCGGCCTCTATGTTTGACTCTCAGTTGGAGGGCCACTGGCACTTGTGGAAGAACTGGCACAGCAAGAACTACCATGAG AGCGAGGAGGGCTGGAGGAGGATGGTTTGGGAGAAGAACCTGAAGAAGATTGAGATGCACAACCTGGACCACTCTATGGGAAAACACTCCTACCGTCTGGGCATGAACAACTTTGGTGACATG ACCAACGAAGAGTTCAGGCAGCTCATGAACGGCTACAAGCAGACGACCGAGAGGAAGTACAAGGGCTCTCTGTTCATGGAACCCAACTACCTGCAGGTCCCTGACGCTGTGGACTGGAGAGAGAAGGGCTACGTCACTCCCATCAAGAACCAG TGCTCATGTGGGTCTTGCTGGGCGTTCAGTTCCACCGGAGCCATAGAGGGCCAGCAATTCAGGAAGACTGGCAATCTGGTGTCTCTGAGTGAACAGAACCTGATGGACTGCTCCAGACCCCAGGGCAACGAGGGCTGTAATGGAGGTCTCATGGACTTGGCGTTCCAGTATGTAAAGGACAACGGCGGCCTGGACACAGAGGCGTCCTACCCCTATGTGGGCAAG GATGATGATGTTTGTCACTACCGACCAGAGTTCAGTGCTGTCAATGAAACTGGCTTTGTGGACATCCCCAGTGGCAAAGAACACGCTCTGATGACGGCTGTGGCGTCTGTCGGCCCCATCGCTGTCGCCATCGATGCCAGCCACGAATCCTTCCAGTTCTACCAGTCTG GGATCTATTATGAGGAGAAGTGCAGCAGTGAGGAGCTTGACCATGGAGTTCTGGTGGTGGGATACGGTTTTGAAGGAGAGGATGTAGATTGCAATAAATTCTGGATTGTCAAGAACAG CTGGAGCGAGAAATGGGGAGACAAAGGCTACATCTACATGGCCAAAGACAGGAAGAACCACTGTGGCATCGCCACGGCAGCCAGCTACCCACTGGTCTAG
- the LOC118387870 gene encoding procathepsin L-like, which translates to MMSLYLAVLVLCMSAVYAAPMFDSQLEGHWHLWKNWHSKNYHESEEGWRRMVWEKNLKKIEMHNLDHSMGKHSYRLGMNNFGDMTNEEFRQLMNGYKQTTERKYKGSLFMEPNYLQVPDAVDWREKGYVTPIKNQCSCGSCWAFSSTGAIEGQQFRKTGNLVSLSEQNLVDCSRPQGNEGCNGGLMDLAFQYVKDNGGLDTEASYPYVGKDDDVCHYRPEFSAVNETGFVDIPSGKEHALMTAVASVGPVAVAIDASHESFQFYQSGIYYEEKCRSEELDHGVLVVGYGFEGEDVDCNKFWIVKNSWSEKWGDKGYIYMAKDRKNHCGIATAASYPLV; encoded by the exons ATGATGTCCCTGTACTTGGCAGTGTTGGTGCTCTGTATGAGTGCTGTGTATGCGGCCCCTATGTTTGACTCTCAGTTGGAGGGCCACTGGCACTTGTGGAAGAACTGGCACAGCAAGAACTACCATGAG AGCGAGGAGGGCTGGAGGAGGATGGTTTGGGAGAAGAACCTGAAGAAGATTGAGATGCACAACCTGGACCACTCTATGGGAAAACACTCCTACCGTCTGGGCATGAACAACTTTGGTGACATG ACCAACGAAGAGTTCAGGCAGCTCATGAACGGCTACAAGCAGACGACTGAGAGGAAGTACAAGGGCTCTCTGTTCATGGAACCCAACTACCTGCAGGTCCCTGACGCTGTGGACTGGAGAGAGAAGGGCTACGTCACTCCCATCAAGAACCAG TGCTCATGTGGGTCTTGCTGGGCGTTCAGTTCCACCGGAGCCATAGAGGGCCAGCAATTCAGGAAGACTGGCAATCTGGTGTCTCTGAGTGAACAGAACCTGGTGGACTGCTCCAGACCCCAGGGCAACGAGGGCTGTAATGGGGGTCTCATGGACTTGGCGTTCCAGTATGTAAAGGACAACGGCGGCCTGGACACAGAGGCGTCCTACCCCTATGTGGGCAAG GATGATGATGTTTGTCACTACCGACCAGAGTTCAGTGCTGTCAATGAAACTGGCTTTGTGGACATCCCCAGTGGCAAAGAACACGCTCTGATGACGGCTGTGGCGTCTGTCGGGCCCGTCGCTGTCGCCATCGATGCCAGCCACGAATCCTTCCAGTTCTACCAGTCTG GGATCTATTATGAGGAGAAGTGCCGCAGTGAGGAGCTTGACCATGGAGTTCTGGTGGTGGGATACGGTTTTGAAGGAGAGGATGTAGATTGCAATAAATTCTGGATTGTCAAGAACAG CTGGAGCGAGAAATGGGGAGACAAAGGCTACATCTACATGGCCAAAGACAGGAAGAACCACTGTGGCATTGCCACGGCAGCCAGCTACCCACTGGTCTAG
- the LOC118381839 gene encoding procathepsin L-like isoform X1, whose product MKTVKWSGITCWAIYTRRDLRSLNDHSAGRQCDIRSPFSQSQASPHHYRTYRAGCINCPVLFTDDTATAANIVTLLLQIDGKNCLTMMSLYLAVLVLCMSAVYAASMFDSQLEGHWHLWKNWHSKNYHESEEGWRRMVWEKNLKKIEMHNLDHSMGKHSYRLGMNNFGDMTNEEFRQLMNGYKQTTERKYKGSLFMEPNYLQVPDAVDWREKGYVTPIKNQCSCGSCWAFSSTGAIEGQQFRKTGNLVSLSEQNLMDCSRPQGNEGCNGGLMDLAFQYVKDNGGLDTEASYPYVGKDDDVCHYRPEFSAVNETGFVDIPSGKEHALMTAVASVGPIAVAIDASHESFQFYQSGIYYEEKCSSEELDHGVLVVGYGFEGEDVDCNKFWIVKNSWSEKWGDKGYIYMAKDRKNHCGIATAASYPLV is encoded by the exons ATGAAAACGGTCAAGTGGTCAGGAATCACATGCTGGGCTATTTACACCCGGCGGGACCTGAGATCTTTAAATGATCATTCAGCGGGCCGGCAGTGTGATATACGGTCCCCTTTTAGCCAATCACAAGCCAGCCCCCACCACTATAGGACATATAGAGCTGGCTGTATAAATTGTCCTGTCTTGTTCACTGACGACACAGCAACAGCAGCAAATATCGTCACCCTGCTCCTGCAAATTGACGGGAAAAA ctgtttGACCATGATGTCCCTGTACTTGGCAGTGTTGGTGCTCTGTATGAGTGCTGTGTATGCGGCCTCTATGTTTGACTCTCAGTTGGAGGGCCACTGGCACTTGTGGAAGAACTGGCACAGCAAGAACTACCATGAG AGCGAGGAGGGCTGGAGGAGGATGGTTTGGGAGAAGAACCTGAAGAAGATTGAGATGCACAACCTGGACCACTCTATGGGAAAACACTCCTACCGTCTGGGCATGAACAACTTTGGTGACATG ACCAACGAAGAGTTCAGGCAGCTCATGAACGGCTACAAGCAGACGACCGAGAGGAAGTACAAGGGCTCTCTGTTCATGGAACCCAACTACCTGCAGGTCCCTGACGCTGTGGACTGGAGAGAGAAGGGCTACGTCACTCCCATCAAGAACCAG TGCTCATGTGGGTCTTGCTGGGCGTTCAGTTCCACCGGAGCCATAGAGGGCCAGCAATTCAGGAAGACTGGCAATCTGGTGTCTCTGAGTGAACAGAACCTGATGGACTGCTCCAGACCCCAGGGCAACGAGGGCTGTAATGGAGGTCTCATGGACTTGGCGTTCCAGTATGTAAAGGACAACGGCGGCCTGGACACAGAGGCGTCCTACCCCTATGTGGGCAAG GATGATGATGTTTGTCACTACCGACCAGAGTTCAGTGCTGTCAATGAAACTGGCTTTGTGGACATCCCCAGTGGCAAAGAACACGCTCTGATGACGGCTGTGGCGTCTGTCGGCCCCATCGCTGTCGCCATCGATGCCAGCCACGAATCCTTCCAGTTCTACCAGTCTG GGATCTATTATGAGGAGAAGTGCAGCAGTGAGGAGCTTGACCATGGAGTTCTGGTGGTGGGATACGGTTTTGAAGGAGAGGATGTAGATTGCAATAAATTCTGGATTGTCAAGAACAG CTGGAGCGAGAAATGGGGAGACAAAGGCTACATCTACATGGCCAAAGACAGGAAGAACCACTGTGGCATCGCCACGGCAGCCAGCTACCCACTGGTCTAG